CCGGGGAGACGGTCGACGACGGGGCCGGGCCGGACGGGGGCGGGGCAGGTGGTCGGAGCGGATCGCCTGACCCCGGGCGACGATGGCGGCGCGCTCGACCGCGTTGCGAAGCTCCCGGACGTTGCCGGGCCAGGGGCGGGCTCGGAGGGCCTCAGCGCATCAGGATCGAGGCGAAGCCCGGCGGCATCGGGGACCCGGGAGCGCCGGAGGAAGTGCTCGGCCAGGGCGGGGACGTCCTCGGCCCGGTCTCGGAGCGGTGGCAGGTGGATCGGGAAGACGCTCAGTCGGAAGAACAGGTCGTGCCGGAACTGGCCGGAGGACATCAGATCCCCGAGCGGCCGGTTCGTCGCCGCGACGATCCGGAGGTCGGCCGGGGGCGGGCATCGCCGACGGGGGTGACCTCGTGGTGCTCCAGGGTGCGCAGCAACTTCACCTGGAGCGCCGGGGGACGTCGCCGATCTCGTCGAGCAGGACCGTGCCGCGGAGGCGAGTTCGAGCAGGCCCTTTCGGTCGTGGTCGGCGCCGGTGAACGACCCCTTGAGGTGGCCGAACAGCTCCCGCTCGACCAGGCTCGGGCTCAACGCCGCGAGGCAGATGGGGAGGAACGGCCCGGGACGCCGGGGGCTGTGCCGGTGGATGGCCCGGGCGACCAGTTCC
This Tautonia plasticadhaerens DNA region includes the following protein-coding sequences:
- a CDS encoding sigma-54-dependent transcriptional regulator, translating into MEGGAFDYLVKPFDLDQAAAVLSRALEVRPPGSRGPAPPLDAGDDALIGNSPAMQDLFKQIALVAPTDVPVLITGESGTGKELVARAIHRHSPRRPGPFLPICLAALSPSLVERELFGHLKGSFTGADHDRKGLLELASAARSCSTRSATSPGAPGEVAAHPGAPRGHPRRRCPPPADLRIVAATNRPLGDLMSSGQFRHDLFFRLSVFPIHLPPLRDRAEDVPALAEHFLRRSRVPDAAGLRLDPDALRPSEPAPGPATSGSFATRSSAPPSSPGVRRSAPTTCPAPVRPGPVVDRLPGRLRPAARRLGEPGGGPTPGRTQRPRPLRSVPRPGRAAPPPRRPAACNGNRARAARLLGIHRSTLRQKLSRHEIS